The following coding sequences lie in one Apostichopus japonicus isolate 1M-3 chromosome 13, ASM3797524v1, whole genome shotgun sequence genomic window:
- the LOC139978367 gene encoding major facilitator superfamily domain-containing protein 12-like isoform X1, translating into MENQPLLKDSRTRMPLVRRFTYGVGHILNDLCASMWFTYLVVYFHRVLEFDNAFAGYVMMTGQVFDAISTPLVGYESDVSKGCFKYGRRKSWHLMGSVCVAIAFIFIFQPCIGCDDNTDTWAKFIYYVPFLFLAQFGWASVQISHLALIPELTSCEHERVELNTIRYTFTVVSNVVVFVIMWLLLTFVHSPHTMKPESLDKSLGPEDIIQFRYLIFIVVAIGSVFCFIFHIGTKEKRSRSLSDNFETSQSAVHSRMAWKDWLKCVQFYQVAGIYMCTRLMVNVSQVYVPLYVTDTLGLSKDYVALIPLVIYLSGFVVSSIIVKPLNRFLGRKMTFFFGAVLVLGACDWILAGNLGKQVFGVAILLGAGGSMALVTSLSMTADLINQNTESGAFVYGAMSFTDKLSNGIAVLVIQLIHPCRSGCCAACATFYQVIMAYIPGGAALLSLIVLATLIGTKIGERKPKPVLADHHGDNNTIQEPTEDLEQVKNDNQEELIHCTA; encoded by the exons ATGGAGAACCAACCACTCTTAAAAGACTCACGGACGCGGATGCCACTTGTTCGTCGCTTTACATATGGGGTCGGACACATCCTCAACGATCTTTGTGCGTCCATGTGGTTCACCTACCTGGTGGTTTACTTTCATAGGGTGTTGGAGTTTGA CAATGCATTTGCAGGATATGTTATGATGACCGGGCAGGTGTTTGATGCTATCAGCACTCCTCTCGTGGGATACGAATCGGACGTATCCAAGGGATGTTTCAAATACGGCAGGCGGAAAAGTTGGCATTTGATGG GAAGCGTCTGTGTTGCAATCGCTTTCATCTTTATTTTTCAACCCTGTATCGGCTGCGACGACAACACAGATACATGGGCTAAATTCATCTACTATGTTCCATTCCTATTTCTGGCCCAGTTCGGTTGGGCTTCAGTTCAAATTTCTCATCTAGCTCTCATTCCAGAGTTAACCAGCTGTGAACATGAGAGAGTTGAACTCAATACGATAAG ATATACCTTTACTGTAGTGTCCAATGTTGTGGTATTTGTAATTATGTGGTTATTGCTCACTTTTGTGCATTCTCCGCACACGATGAAACCAGAGTCCCTGGATAAATCACTCGGCCCAGAAGATATCATTCAATTCAGG TACTTGATCTTCATAGTGGTTGCTATCGGTAGcgtattttgttttatattccaCATCGGCACAAAGGAGAAGCGTTCCAGATCGTTGTCAGATAACTTTGAGACCTCTCAGTCTGCAGTTCATAGTAGAATGGCCTGGAAAGATTGGCTAAAATGTGTCCAGTTTTATCAG GTAGcaggtatatatatgtgtacccGTCTGATGGTGAATGTATCGCAAGTGTACGTACCGCTCTATGTGACCGATACTCTAGGTCTGAGCAAG GACTATGTCGCCCTTATTCCTTTAGTCATATACTTGAGTGGATTCGTAGTTTCCTCAATCATTGTCAAACCGCTGAACAGATTTCTCGGAAGAAAG ATGACGTTCTTCTTTGGAGCTGTGCTGGTGCTCGGTGCCTGTGATTGGATTCTAGCTGGTAACCTAGGGAAGCAGGTGTTTGGTGTCGCTATTCTTCTCGGGGCCGGGGGTTCCATGGCACTGGTCACCTCTCTCTCAATGACTGCCGATCTTATTAATCAGAATACT GAGAGTGGAGCTTTTGTATATGGTGCCATGAGTTTTACAGATAAACTTTCTAATGGCATTGCAGTACTTGTAATTCAACTAATTCACCCCTGCAGGTC AGGATGTTGTGCTGCCTGTGCGACATTTTACCAGGTCATCATGGCCTACATACCTGGCGGTGCTGCTCTCCTCTCCCTTATAGTTCTTGCGACATTAATCGGCACCAAAATAGGAGAGAGGAAACCAA AACCGGTATTAGCAGATCACCATGGAGATAACAACACAATACAAGAACCCACAGAAGATTTGGAACAAGTCAAAAATGACAACCAAGAAGAATTAATCCATTGCACGGCTTGA
- the LOC139978367 gene encoding major facilitator superfamily domain-containing protein 12-like isoform X2 translates to MENQPLLKDSRTRMPLVRRFTYGVGHILNDLCASMWFTYLVVYFHRVLEFDNAFAGYVMMTGQVFDAISTPLVGYESDVSKGCFKYGRRKSWHLMGSVCVAIAFIFIFQPCIGCDDNTDTWAKFIYYVPFLFLAQFGWASVQISHLALIPELTSCEHERVELNTIRYTFTVVSNVVVFVIMWLLLTFVHSPHTMKPESLDKSLGPEDIIQFRYLIFIVVAIGSVFCFIFHIGTKEKRSRSLSDNFETSQSAVHSRMAWKDWLKCVQFYQVAGIYMCTRLMVNVSQVYVPLYVTDTLGLSKDYVALIPLVIYLSGFVVSSIIVKPLNRFLGRKMTFFFGAVLVLGACDWILAGNLGKQVFGVAILLGAGGSMALVTSLSMTADLINQNTESGAFVYGAMSFTDKLSNGIAVLVIQLIHPCRSGCCAACATFYQVIMAYIPGGAALLSLIVLATLIGTKIGERKPSVVVTVHT, encoded by the exons ATGGAGAACCAACCACTCTTAAAAGACTCACGGACGCGGATGCCACTTGTTCGTCGCTTTACATATGGGGTCGGACACATCCTCAACGATCTTTGTGCGTCCATGTGGTTCACCTACCTGGTGGTTTACTTTCATAGGGTGTTGGAGTTTGA CAATGCATTTGCAGGATATGTTATGATGACCGGGCAGGTGTTTGATGCTATCAGCACTCCTCTCGTGGGATACGAATCGGACGTATCCAAGGGATGTTTCAAATACGGCAGGCGGAAAAGTTGGCATTTGATGG GAAGCGTCTGTGTTGCAATCGCTTTCATCTTTATTTTTCAACCCTGTATCGGCTGCGACGACAACACAGATACATGGGCTAAATTCATCTACTATGTTCCATTCCTATTTCTGGCCCAGTTCGGTTGGGCTTCAGTTCAAATTTCTCATCTAGCTCTCATTCCAGAGTTAACCAGCTGTGAACATGAGAGAGTTGAACTCAATACGATAAG ATATACCTTTACTGTAGTGTCCAATGTTGTGGTATTTGTAATTATGTGGTTATTGCTCACTTTTGTGCATTCTCCGCACACGATGAAACCAGAGTCCCTGGATAAATCACTCGGCCCAGAAGATATCATTCAATTCAGG TACTTGATCTTCATAGTGGTTGCTATCGGTAGcgtattttgttttatattccaCATCGGCACAAAGGAGAAGCGTTCCAGATCGTTGTCAGATAACTTTGAGACCTCTCAGTCTGCAGTTCATAGTAGAATGGCCTGGAAAGATTGGCTAAAATGTGTCCAGTTTTATCAG GTAGcaggtatatatatgtgtacccGTCTGATGGTGAATGTATCGCAAGTGTACGTACCGCTCTATGTGACCGATACTCTAGGTCTGAGCAAG GACTATGTCGCCCTTATTCCTTTAGTCATATACTTGAGTGGATTCGTAGTTTCCTCAATCATTGTCAAACCGCTGAACAGATTTCTCGGAAGAAAG ATGACGTTCTTCTTTGGAGCTGTGCTGGTGCTCGGTGCCTGTGATTGGATTCTAGCTGGTAACCTAGGGAAGCAGGTGTTTGGTGTCGCTATTCTTCTCGGGGCCGGGGGTTCCATGGCACTGGTCACCTCTCTCTCAATGACTGCCGATCTTATTAATCAGAATACT GAGAGTGGAGCTTTTGTATATGGTGCCATGAGTTTTACAGATAAACTTTCTAATGGCATTGCAGTACTTGTAATTCAACTAATTCACCCCTGCAGGTC AGGATGTTGTGCTGCCTGTGCGACATTTTACCAGGTCATCATGGCCTACATACCTGGCGGTGCTGCTCTCCTCTCCCTTATAGTTCTTGCGACATTAATCGGCACCAAAATAGGAGAGAGGAAACCAA